A genomic stretch from Frigoribacterium sp. PvP032 includes:
- a CDS encoding MarR family winged helix-turn-helix transcriptional regulator has translation MTDPTHDDDEPRAVTDALDLVHDQWSRLRPDLDVSPVLVVGRITRLARIIQRRSDELLGDHGIGRADFDLLAALVRTDVPTSPGRLAEQTLLSPPAVTKRLKGLTAAGLVERSDNPADARGYFVSPTTRGRELLHEVLDVQLAAEAAMTTSLDPVAVAAVTAGLRSMLLDLEGRG, from the coding sequence GTGACTGATCCGACCCACGACGACGACGAGCCGCGCGCCGTGACCGACGCCCTCGACCTCGTCCACGACCAGTGGAGCCGGCTGCGGCCCGACCTCGACGTGTCGCCCGTCCTCGTCGTGGGGCGCATCACCCGGCTCGCGCGCATCATCCAGCGCCGCAGCGACGAGCTGCTGGGCGACCACGGCATCGGCCGCGCCGACTTCGACCTGCTCGCCGCGCTGGTGCGCACCGACGTGCCCACCTCGCCGGGGCGGCTGGCGGAGCAGACGCTGCTGTCGCCTCCTGCGGTGACGAAGCGTCTCAAGGGGCTGACGGCCGCTGGCCTGGTCGAGCGCTCGGACAACCCGGCGGACGCCCGCGGCTACTTCGTCTCGCCGACGACGAGGGGGCGCGAGCTGCTGCACGAGGTGCTCGACGTCCAGCTCGCGGCCGAGGCGGCGATGACCACGTCGCTCGACCCCGTGGCCGTCGCCGCGGTGACCGCGGGGCTCCGGTCGATGCTGCTCGACCTCGAGG